The Raphanus sativus cultivar WK10039 chromosome 2, ASM80110v3, whole genome shotgun sequence genome includes a region encoding these proteins:
- the LOC130503793 gene encoding iso-A82775C biosynthesis cluster protein B-like produces the protein MSEWFTDLEEAAYSVVEFIPLVGTVYSLKRASIAYSKEDWVRHWQSVGNFLESSVRDVILFNEIVEFPEVALIHTMAESFTDKMIEIYHREPKKPEIQITKNLDEESGHVLIAESSEGKFASQVFGDKAKGVHHFHGAVFTGTLYDTNYAPNGEKIRLDIPQGLYDGAPVTFSWKWTSNYLGEENVPEATYGRIKLIAGTPTGFKLSDRKGAAGWEGYNFWGQVYSKDQINVNTSIDGGETQIVFNRLAET, from the coding sequence ATGTCTGAGTGGTTCACCGATCTCGAAGAGGCCGCGTACTCCGTAGTCGAATTTATCCCACTAGTCGGCACCGTGTACTCTCTAAAACGAGCCAGTATCGCATATAGCAAGGAGGATTGGGTGCGACATTGGCAGTCCGTCGGCAACTTCCTCGAGAGCTCCGTCCGCGATGTCATTCTCTTTAACGAGATCGTCGAATTCCCCGAAGTCGCCCTTATACACACCATGGCCGAGTCGTTCACCGACAAAATGATTGAGATCTACCATCGTGAGCCCAAAAAGCCTGAGATCCAAATCACCAAAAATCTGGATGAAGAAAGCGGACATGTACTCATCGCCGAGTCCTCAGAGGGCAAGTTCGCGAGTCAAGTCTTCGGAGACAAAGCCAAGGGTGTGCACCACTTTCACGGCGCTGTGTTCACTGGTACACTCTATGACACCAACTATGCTCCAAACGGCGAGAAGATCAGGCTTGATATTCCGCAAGGATTGTACGACGGGGCACCAGTCACCTTCTCGTGGAAATGGACTTCAAACTACCTTGGAGAAGAGAATGTACCTGAAGCCACGTATGGTCGTATTAAATTGATTGCCGGCACACCCACAGGGTTCAAATTGTCCGACCGCAAGGGTGCTGCCGGATGGGAAGGTTATAACTTTTGGGGTCAGGTATACTCCAAGGACCAAATCAATGTTAACACCAGCATCGATGGTGGAGaaactcagattgtcttcaacaGGTTGGCCGAAACTTGA
- the LOC108839949 gene encoding replication factor C subunit 5 — translation MTEITTSAMDIDVDENHPRKPPSNNNNKGKDVAGGFGAPPQSKATPWVEKYRPQSLDDVAAHRDIVDTIDRLTSENKLPHLLLYGPPGTGKTSTILAVARKLYGPKYRNMILELNASDDRGIDVVRQQIQDFASTQSFSLGKSSVKLVLLDEADAMTKDAQFALRRVIEKYTKSTRFALIGNHVNKIIPALQSRCTRFRFAPLDPVHVSQRLKHVIEAEGLDVSESGLAALVRLSNGDMRKAMNILQSTHMASVKITEEEVYLCTGNPLPKDIEQISHWLLNESFAESYQKISEMKMRKGLAIVDIVREVTMFVFKIKMPSHVRVQLINDLADIEYRLSFGCNDKLQLGAIISTFTHARSALVAAAK, via the exons ATGACTGAGATAACAACATCGGCGATGGACATTGACGTAGACGAGAATCATCCTCGCAAGCCGCCgagtaacaacaacaacaagggcAAAGACGTCGCCGGCGGCTTCGGTGCTCCGCCGCAGAGCAAGGCGACGCCTTGGGTCGAGAAGTACCGTCCTCAATCGCTAGACGACGTCGCAGCGCATCGTGACATTGTCGATACGA tTGATAGGTTGACTAGTGAGAACAAGTTGCCTCATCTTCTGCTCTATGGTCCTCCCGGTACAGGCAAAACGTCCACCATTCTAGCAGTTGCCAGGAAACTCTATGGGCCCAAGTACCGTAATATGATTCTTGAACTCAACGCCTCTGATGATAGAGGCATTGATGTTGTGAGACAGCAGATTCAAGATTTCGCCAGCACTCAGAGCTTCTCTCT AGGAAAATCTTCGGTGAAGTTGGTTCTGCTAGATGAAGCAGATGCCATGACAAAAGATGCTCAGTTTGCTTTGCGTAGAG TGATTGAGAAATACACAAAGAGTACTAGGTTTGCGCTTATTGGAAACCATGTCAATAAGATCATCCCAGCTTTACAGTCCAGATGTACCCGGTTTAGATTTGCCCCACTTGATCCTGTTCATGTGAGTCAACGTCTTAAACATGTCATAGAAGCTGAAGG GCTTGATGTAAGTGAGAGTGGTTTGGCGGCTCTCGTACGGCTGAGCAATGGAGACATGAGAAAAGCAATGAACATTTTGCAGTCAACGCATATGGCATCGGTGAAAATCACGGAGGAAGAGGTTTACCTCTGCACAGGAAACCCATTGCCAAAGGACATTGAGCAGATATCTCATTGGCTTCTAAATGAATCATTTGCTGAAAGCTACCAAA AAATATCAGAGATGAAGATGAGAAAAGGACTTGCCATTGTTGATATCGTCAGAGAGGTTACCAT GTTTGTTTTTAAGATCAAGATGCCTTCACATGTCAGAGTTCAACTGATAAACGATTTGGCAGACATCga GTACAGATTGAGTTTTGGATGCAATGACAAACTGCAGCTTGGAGCTATCATTTCTACTTTCACTCACGCCAGGTCTGCCTTGGTTGCTGCTGCGAAGTAA
- the LOC108825809 gene encoding NAC transcription factor 32: protein MMKPGADLQFPPGFRFHPTDEELVLMYLCRKCASQPIAAPIITELDLYRYDPWDLPNMASYGEKEWYFFSPRDRKYPNGSRPNRAAGTGYWKATGADKPIGRPKPVGIKKALVFYSGKPPRGEKTNWIMHEYRLADVDRSVRKGNSLRLDDWVLCRIYNKKGVIEKKRRSEVENGHVTAPVMINFDKPEMMRGGSSCSDQQVVSPEFTCEAKTEPSRWSNALEVPFNYIDAIADNEIVSRLFGGNQMWSTLDPLVVRQRTF from the exons ATGATGAAACCAGGGGCTGATTTGCAATTTCCACCGGGATTTAGGTTTCATCCGACGGATGAGGAGCTCGTCCTCATGTATCTCTGCCGTAAATGCGCGTCGCAGCCGATCGCTGCCCCTATCATCACCGAACTCGATTTGTACAGATATGATCCTTGGGACCTTCCCA atATGGCTTCGTACGGAGAAAAGGAGTGGTATTTTTTCTCACCGCGAGACCGAAAGTACCCAAACGGTTCAAGACCGAACCGGGCAGCTGGTACTGGCTATTGGAAAGCTACTGGTGCTGATAAACCGATTGGTCGTCCTAAACCAGTCGGTATAAAGAAGGCTCTAGTTTTTTACTCAGGAAAACCTCCCAGAGGAGAGAAAACCAATTGGATTATGCACGAATACCGGCTCGCTGACGTTGACCGGTCGGTTCGGAAGGGAAACAGTTTAAGG CTGGACGATTGGGTGTTGTGTCGTATATACAACAAGAAAGGTGTCATCGAGAAGAAGCGACGGAGCGAGGTAGAGAACGGTCATGTGACGGCTCCGGTTATGATAAACTTCGACAAACCGGAAATGATGAGAGGCGGCTCGAGCTGCTCGGACCAGCAAGTTGTGTCTCCGGAGTTCACGTGCGAGGCTAAGACCGAACCGAGTAGATGGAGCAACGCCCTCGAAGTTCCGTTTAATTACATAGATGCCATTGCTGACAACGAGATTGTCTCGCGGTTATTCGGTGGGAATCAGATGTGGTCGACGCTGGATCCACTTGTGGTTCGGCAGAGAACTTTCTGA
- the LOC108819347 gene encoding caffeoylshikimate esterase, whose amino-acid sequence MDRALTSRFNIPSTLSPRTSLATARRFAPAIVSAKRSRIEGVSEELDQAPARRRVRSAFADLQLQIDHCLFKKAPIGIRTEEWYERNSKGEEIFCKCWLPEVGVKIKAAVCFCHGYGSTCTFFFDGIAKQIAASGYGVYAIDHPGFGLSDGLHGHIPSFDDLADNAIEQFTKMKGRPELRNVPRFLFGQSMGGAIALKVHLKEPQAWDGLILVAPMCKISEDVKPPKLVLNALILMSTLFPKAKLFPKKDMSELFFRDPSKRKLSDYDVICYDDQTRLKTAVELLNATRDIEMQVDKVSLPLLILHGAADRVTDPNVSKFLHEQAISEDKTLKLYPGGYHCILEGDTDENIFTVLNDIVAWLDARTTPK is encoded by the exons ATGGATCGCGCTCTTACTTCCCGTTTCAACATTCCGTCTACTCTCTCTCCGAGAACTTCTCTGGCCACCGCTCGACGATTCGCCCCGGCGATCGTCTCCGCGAAACGATCTCGGATCGAGGGAGTGAGCGAGGAGTTAGATCAAGCTCCCGCGAGACGACGCGTACGCTCCGCTTTCGCTGATTTGCAGCTCCAGATCGATCACTGCTTGTTCAAG AAAGCTCCGATTGGGATCAGAACAGAGGAG TGGTATGAGAGAAACTCGAAAGGGGAGGAGATTTTCTGCAAGTGTTGGTTGCCGGAGGTCGGGGTGAAAATCAAAGCGGCGGTGTGTTTCTGTCATGGCTATGGCAGTACTTGCACTTTCTTCTTTGATG GTATAGCAAAGCAAATAGCAGCTTCTGGTTATGGAGTTTATGCTATAGACCATCCTGGTTTTGGCCTATCTGATGGTTTACATGGTCACATCCCAAGTTTTGATGACTTAGCTGATAATGCTATTGAACAGTTCACCAAAATGAAAG GGAGACCTGAACTCAGAAATGTGCCCCGGTTCCTGTTCGGACAGTCAATGGGAGGAGCTATTGCATTAAAAGTTCATCTGAAAGAACCTCAAGCTTGGGATGGTCTTATCCTTGTGGCTCCAATGTGTAAGATCTCAGAAGATGTAAAACCTCCTAAGCTAGTCTTGAACGCGTTGATCCTGATGTCAACACTGTTTCCCAAAGCAAAACTCTTTCCAAAGAAAGACATGAGCGAGCTCTTCTTCAGAGACCCGAGTAAAAGAAAactt TCTGACTATGATGTGATATGTTACGATGACCAAACGCGTCTGAAAACTGCTGTTGAGCTACTAAATGCGACAAGAGACATTGAGATGCAAGTTGATAAAGTCTCATTGCCATTGTTGATACTACACGGAGCTGCAGATAGAGTCACGGATCCTAATGTGAGCAAGTTCCTTCACGAGCAAGCAATCAGCGAAGACAAAACTCTGAAACTCTATCCCGGTGGCTACCATTGTATTCTGGAAGGTGATACAGACGAAAATATTTTCACAGTTCTCAACGACATTGTTGCTTGGCTTGACGCTCGTACAACTCCCAAGTAA
- the LOC108829184 gene encoding beta-galactosidase 16, giving the protein MASFTSSLALFILVAIIGAGDAGNVTFDGRSLIIDGQHKILFSGSIHYPRSTPQMWPHLIGKAKSGGIDVIDTYVFWNIHEPQQGKFDFSGRRDIVRFIKVIQAHGLYVCLRIGPFIQGEWSYGGLPFWLHNVPGIVFRTDNEPFKYHMKRYAQMIVKLMKSENLYASQGGPIILSQIENEYGMVARAFKQEGKSYVKWAAKLAVELDTGVPWVMCKQDDAPDPLINACNGRQCGETFRGPNSPSKPPVWTENWTSFYQTFGEEPLKRSAEDIAFQVALFIAKNGSFVNYYMYHGGTNFGRNASQFVITSYYDQAPLDEYGLLRQPKWGHLKELHAVVKLCEKPLLSGLRSTTSLGKLQTAFVFGKNAELCAAFLMNQDKIYSTVHFLNSSYTLSPNSISILPDCKNVDFNTAKVNAQYTTRTREPRQKLSSPHMWEEYTETIPSFSETTIRSEYLLEHMNTTQDTSDYLWQVFRFQQPELAESILKVNHIGHVLHAFVNGKLIGSMHGAFKAQRFLLEKNMSLVNGTNSIALLSVMVGLPNSGAHLERRVGGSRSVKIWNGKQSLYFHKYAWGYQVGLHGENVHVYTDDGAATVQWKQYTGSKSQPLTWYKASFDTPKGNDPVALNLGSMGKGEAWVNGQSIGRYWVSFHTTKGSPSQIWYHVPRSFLNPNSNLLVILEEEKEGNPLGITIDTVSVTEVCGHVSSSHPPPVVSSKRRSHNQTEHPHLKYRYDRRPKVQLQCPYGKKISKVLFASFGSPKGNCWRHSIGSCHSPNSLAVVQKACLRKSRCSVAVWSKTFGGDSCPHTVKSLLVHAQCS; this is encoded by the exons ATGGCTTCGTTTACGTCTTCACTAGCTCTGTTCATTCTCGTGGCGATCATCGGTGCCGGAGACGCCGGAAACGTTACTTTCGACGGGAGATCGCTGATCATCGACGGCCAGCATAAGATCCTCTTCTCCGGCTCAATCCATTATCCTCGCAGCACTCCTCAG ATGTGGCCGCATTTGATAGGGAAGGCGAAATCTGGAGGAATAGATGTAATCGACACCTACGTGTTCTGGAACATTCACGAGCCGCAACAAGGCAAG TTTGATTTCAGCGGACGCCGTGATATCGTGAGGTTCATCAAGGTAATACAAGCGCATGGCTTATATGTCTGTCTTCGGATTGGTCCATTCATCCAAGGTGAATGGTCATACGG GGGTTTGCCTTTCTGGTTGCATAATGTTCCAGGGATTGTCTTTAGAACTGATAATGAGCCATTCAAG TATCACATGAAGAGATATGCGCAAATGATTGTTAAGTTGATGAAGTCGGAGAACTTGTATGCTTCTCAAGGAGGGCCTATCATACTCTCACAg ATTGAGAACGAGTATGGAATGGTAGCTAGAGCTTTTAAACAAGAAGGGAAATCATATGTCAAATGGGCAGCAAAATTGGCTGTGGAGCTTGATACAGGAGTTCCATGGGTCATGTGCAAGCAAGATGATGCCCCTGATCCTTTG ATTAATGCTTGCAATGGGAGGCAATGCGGAGAAACATTTAGAGGACCTAATTCACCAAGCAAACCTCCAGTATGGACTGAGAACTGGACGAGTTT TTACCAAACATTTGGTGAGGAACCACTGAAAAGGTCTGCTGAGGATATAGCATTTCAGGTTGCTCTATTCATCGCTAAGAATGGAAGTTTCGTAAACTACTACATG TATCATGGAGGAACAAACTTCGGAAGAAATGCCTCGCAATTCGTAATTACCAGTTATTACGATCAGGCTCCACTTGATGAATATG GGTTACTTCGGCAACCAAAGTGGGGACACCTTAAGGAACTACATGCTGTAGTTAAGCTGTGTGAAAAGCCTCTACTTTCTGGACTGCGTTCTACAACATCATTGGGGAAGCTACAAACT GCTTTTGTGTTTGGGAAGAATGCGGAGCTATGCGCTGCCTTTCTTATGAACCAAGACAAGATCTATTCCACTGTGCATTTTCTCAATTCTTCATACACTCTGTCTCCAAATTCTATTAGTATCCTGCCAGACTGCAAGAATGTCGATTTCAATACTGCCAAG GTTAATGCGCAATACACCACGAGAACAAGGGAACCAAGACAAAAACTGTCTTCTCCTCACATGTGGGAGGAATACACAGAAACTATCCCGAGCTTCAGTGAGACGACAATAAGATCAGAATATTTGCTTGAACACATGAACACAACACAAGATACTTCTGACTATCTTTGGCAAGTATTTAG GTTTCAACAACCTGAACTAGCTGAATCAATTCTTAAAGTCAACCACATTGGACATGTTCTACATGCATTTGTCAATGGGAAGCTCATAG GTTCTATGCACGGAGCTTTCAAAGCGCAGAGATTTTTGCTAGAGAAAAATATGTCACTGGTTAATGGCACAAATAGCATCGCATTACTCAGCGTAATGGTAGGATTACCG AATTCAGGAGCACATCTAGAAAGGAGAGTTGGTGGATCGCGGAGCGTAAAGATCTGGAATGGTAAACAATCACTGTACTTCCACAAATATGCTTGGGGATATCAG GTTGGGCTGCATGGGGAGAATGTGCATGTTTACACTGATGATGGGGCTGCCACAGTTCAGTGGAAGCAATACACAGGCTCCAAAAGTCAGCCTCTAACTTGGTACAAG GCTTCATTTGACACACCAAAGGGGAATGATCCTGTGGCTTTGAACTTGGGATCAATGGGAAAAGGGGAAGCTTGGGTGAATGGCCAGAGTATTGGTCGGTACTGGGTCTCATTTCATACTACCAAGGGTAGCCCTTCTCAGATATG GTACCACGTACCGAGATCTTTTCTTAATCCCAATAGTAACCTACTAGTCATcttggaagaagaaaaagaagggaaccctcttgGTATAACCATAGACACAGTGTCAGTCACCGAAGTCTGTGGTCACGTCTCCAGTTCACATCCTCCTCCAGTGGTCTCTTCGAAAAGAAGAAGCCACAACCAAACTGAACACCCACATCTAAAGTACCGGTATGACAGGAGGCCTAAGGTTCAGCTCCAGTGTCCTTACGGCAAGAAAATCTCAAAGGTGTTGTTTGCAAGCTTTGGTTCTCCAAAAGGAAACTGTTGGAGGCATTCTATTGGAAGCTGTCACTCACCAAACTCTTTAGCTGTTGTACAGAAG GCTTGTCTGAGAAAGAGTAGGTGTTCTGTAGCGGTATGGAGCAAAACCTTTGGTGGTGATTCATGTCCTCACACTGTTAAATCCCTGCTTGTTCATGCTCAATGCTCATGA
- the LOC108829195 gene encoding pentatricopeptide repeat-containing protein At1g77405, producing the protein MKLSKPLSNCIIDQLAAAMIQNRPFDGVLASSTVSNPWNHQLVSDILRSIPKFFFTSPRSIGRQKGFRHRSPLKQRNLRDESVRRRLEFLVLGPGAYMDPKKASLGLHKATEFFFWVETHFGFEHSETTCRDMACLFAKGNDFKGLWDFLRRVSRRDNGGRSVVVTTASITCLMKCLGEEGFVKEALAMFYRMKEYHCKPDVYAYNTIINALCRVGNFKKARFLLDQMQLPGFRYPPDAYTYTILISAYCRYGMQTGCRKAIRRRMWEANRMFREMLFRGFAPDVVTYNCLIDGCCKTNRIGRALELFEDMKKRECVPNQVTYNSFIRYYSVTNEIERAVEMMRVMEKMGHGVAGSSTYTPLIHALVETRRVAEARDLVVEMVEAGLVPREYTYKLVLDALSSEGMVDTLDEEVHKRMREGIDQRCRRVMEIKPVMARKEVVRIHDK; encoded by the coding sequence ATGAAACTGTCCAAACCGTTAAGCAACTGCATTATCGATCAGCTCGCCGCCGCCATGATCCAAAACCGCCCATTCGACGGCGTCCTCGCCTCTTCAACAGTCTCGAACCCATGGAACCATCAGCTCGTCTCCGACATCCTCCGTTCTATCCCCAAATTCTTCTTCACCTCCCCACGTTCCATCGGTCGCCAAAAAGGTTTCCGTCACCGTTCACCGTTAAAACAGAGAAACCTCCGGGACGAATCAGTACGACGCCGTCTCGAATTCCTAGTTCTGGGTCCCGGCGCGTATATGGATCCCAAGAAAGCATCTCTCGGTTTGCATAAAGCGACGGAGTTCTTCTTTTGGGTCGAGACGCACTTCGGTTTCGAACACAGCGAGACCACTTGCAGAGACATGGCGTGTCTGTTCGCCAAAGGAAACGACTTCAAAGGTCTCTGGGATTTTCTCCGGCGAGTCTCGAGGCGTGATAACGGAGGAAGAAGTGTGGTGGTGACCACAGCGTCTATAacgtgtttgatgaaatgcctagGAGAAGAAGGTTTTGTGAAAGAGGCGTTAGCTATGTTCTATAGGATGAAAGAGTATCATTGCAAACCCGATGTATACGCTTACAATACAATCATCAACGCTCTTTGCAGAGTGGGGAACTTCAAAAAGGCTCGGTTTCTGTTGGATCAGATGCAGTTGCCGGGGTTTCGATACCCGCCGGATGCGTATACTTACACTATTTTGATAAGCGCGTACTGTAGATACGGGATGCAGACGGGATGCAGGAAGGCGATAAGGAGGAGGATGTGGGAGGCTAACCGAATGTTTAGGGAGATGCTGTTCAGAGGGTTTGCACCTGATGTGGTTACTTATAATTGCTTGATCGATGGATGCTGCAAAACGAACAGGATTGGTCGGGCGTTGGAGCTGTTTGAAGATATGAAGAAGAGAGAGTGTGTTCCGAACCAGGTGACGTATAATTCTTTCATAAGGTATTACAGTGTGACCAATGAGATAGAACGTGCGGTTGAGATGATGAGGGTGATGGAGAAGATGGGTCATGGTGTAGCTGGTTCGAGCACGTACACGCCGCTGATTCACGCTCTTGTTGAGACTAGGAGGGTGGCTGAGGCTCGGGATTTGGTGGTGGAGATGGTGGAGGCGGGCTTGGTTCCGAGAGAGTATACGTATAAGTTGGTGCTGGATGCTTTGAGCTCAGAAGGAATGGTGGATACACTTGATGAAGAGGTGCATAAGAGAATGAGAGAAGGAATAGACCAGAGATGTAGAAGAGTCATGGAGATCAAACCGGTCATGGCCCGGAAAGAGGTGGTCCGAATCCATGACAAATGA
- the LOC108840826 gene encoding uncharacterized protein LOC108840826, which yields MAIIVVDDSFKRPGTVPFSWEIRPGVPKTRPENTPLLQPHNKLSPLRLKPLSSHSQPFLPPALSPPSSSFISKSKSRSSSPLTPSFSAPSKLKPLPPSRSGFNSLSPGPSFRSSPRAFSERWQLNRPNRVRPGSESEPRPDFAFAGLGCFPKPKFRLRKDKSGGGRRKTGSRLERGYCSDMDTMSRWTVSSRRSVSPRWDSPKSSFSSLQFSPRLENEAEWAGFGLF from the coding sequence ATGGCCATTATTGTCGTTGATGATTCTTTCAAGAGACCAGGAACTGTACCTTTCAGCTGGGAGATCCGACCCGGTGTACccaaaacccgacccgaaaacaCACCTCTACTCCAACCTCATAATAAACTCTCTCCTCTCCGTTTAAAACCTTTGTCGTCTCACTCTCAGCCGTTTCTCCCGCCGGCGCTTTCTCCTCCGTCTTCTTCTTTCATCTCCAAGTCCAAGAGCCGTTCTTCGTCTCCCCTCACTCCTTCCTTCTCTGCTCCATCGAAGCTCAAACCACTGCCACCGTCGCGTTCTGGATTCAACTCTCTGTCTCCGGGACCTTCTTTCCGCTCTTCCCCGCGTGCTTTCTCGGAGCGGTGGCAGCTAAACCGTCCTAATCGGGTCAGACCCGGATCCGAGTCGGAGCCCAGACCCGACTTTGCTTTTGCCGGACTCGGGTGTTTCCCGAAGCCTAAGTTCAGGTTGAGAAAGGACAAGAGCGGTGGTGGTCGGAGAAAAACCGGGTCGAGGTTGGAGCGTGGTTACTGCTCCGATATGGATACGATGTCTCGGTGGACTGTTTCTAGCCGGAGATCAGTTTCTCCGAGATGGGACTCGCCGAAGTCGTCGTTCTCTTCGCTCCAGTTCTCGCCGCGACTCGAAAACGAAGCTGAATGGGCCGGGTTTGGGCTATTTTGA
- the LOC108841886 gene encoding pentatricopeptide repeat-containing protein At1g77360, mitochondrial, whose amino-acid sequence MKIRVLNHRSRFISAKLYSSSGQVTDVAEVTKKISKVMMSSPQQVLESALDQTGLRVSPEAAEDVLNRFRNAGLLAYRFFQWSEKQRHYEHSVRAYHMMIESTAKIKQYKLMWDLVNSMRKKKTLNVETFCIVMRKYARAGKVDEAVYAFNVMEKYDLPQNLAALNGLLSALCKSKNVRKAEEIFQKTRERFTPDSKTYSILLGGWGKEPNLPKAREVFREMVDAGCEPDVVTYSTMVDILCKAGRVDEALGVVRSMDQSICKPTSFIYSVLVHTYGTENRLEEAVDTFLEMERNGIKPDVAVFNSLIGAFCKEGKMKNVYRVLREMKSKDVTPNSKSCNIILRHLIECGERDEAFDVFRKMIRVCEPDADTYTMMIKMFCEKREMETADKVWKRMRKKGVFPSMHTFAVLINGLCEEGDTQRACVLLEEMIEMGIRPSGVTFGRLRQLLLKEGRDDVIKFLNEKMNLLVNEPLCD is encoded by the coding sequence ATGAAGATCAGAGTTCTCAACCATCGATCAAGATTCATATCTGCAAAGCTATATAGCTCAAGCGGACAAGTCACTGATGTTGCAGAAGTAACAAAGAAGATATCCAAAGTAATGATGTCTTCTCCCCAACAGGTTCTCGAATCAGCACTAGACCAAACCGGCTTAAGGGTTTCACCAGAAGCAGCAGAAGACGTCCTGAACCGGTTCAGGAACGCCGGTCTGCTAGCGTACAGATTCTTCCAGTGGTCCGAGAAGCAGCGCCACTACGAGCACAGCGTCCGCGCCTACCACATGATGATCGAGTCCACGGCCAAGATCAAGCAGTACAAGCTCATGTGGGACCTCGTCAACtcgatgaggaagaagaagacgctGAACGTGGAGACGTTCTGCATCGTGATGAGGAAGTACGCGAGGGCGGGGAAGGTGGACGAGGCCGTCTACGCGTTTAACGTGATGGAGAAGTATGACTTGCCGCAGAACCTAGCGGCACTCAACGGTCTGTTGAGCGCCTTGTGCAAGTCCAAGAACGTGAGGAAAGCTGAGGAGATCTTTCAGAAGACGAGGGAGAGGTTTACCCCTGACTCGAAAACTTATAGTATATTGCTTGGTGGGTGGGGGAAGGAGCCTAACTTGCCGAAGGCGAGAGAGGTTTTTAGAGAGATGGTCGACGCGGGTTGCGAGCCTGATGTGGTTACTTACAGTACAATGGTTGATATACTGTGTAAAGCTGGAAGAGTCGATGAAGCTCTTGGAGTTGTGAGGAGCATGGATCAAAGTATCTGCAAGCCGACGAGTTTCATCTATAGCGTGCTTGTGCATACTTATGGAACAGAGAATAGGCTTGAAGAGGCGGTTGATACGTTTCTAGAGATGGAGAGAAATGGGATAAAACCAGACGTGGCGGTTTTCAACTCGCTGATTGGCGCGTTCTGCAAGGAGGGTAAGATGAAGAATGTGTATAGGGTTTTGAGAGAGATGAAGAGTAAAGACGTGACGCCAAACTCTAAGTCGTGTAACATCATCCTACGACACTTGATAGAGTGCGGTGAGAGAGACGAAGCGTTTGATGTGTTTAGGAAGATGATCAGAGTGTGTGAGCCTGATGCGGACACGTACACGATGATGATAAAGATGTTCtgtgagaagagagagatggagacTGCTGATAAAGTGTGGAAGCGGATGAGGAAAAAGGGTGTGTTTCCGAGTATGCATACCTTTGCGGTTCTTATTAACGGGTTGTGCGAGGAGGGTGATACTCAGAGGGCTTGTGTTTTGTTGGAGGAGATGATTGAGATGGGGATTAGACCGTCGGGTGTGACGTTTGGGAGATTGAGACAGTTGCTTTTAAAAGAAGGTAGGGATGATGTGATCAAGTTTCTTAATGAGAAGATGAATCTTTTGGTTAACGAGCCTTTGTGTGATTGA